From one Elusimicrobiota bacterium genomic stretch:
- a CDS encoding inorganic phosphate transporter — MTALHVGSVGLLVSLALLFEFLNGMHDAANSIATVVATKTLTPRQAVLWAAFFNSIAYFVFGAHIATTIGSGLISPAVMSNALLAAALLGASLWNWITVKLGIPVSSSHSLIGGLVGAALVAGGFKALVAASLLRTALFMVVSPVVGLAVSFALMALISHFFPGPLSDRARKAFGGAQLASSAFLSLGHGGNDSQKTIGIITALLFANGFLGAAFHVPWFVAAASYLAMGLGTMMGGWRIIKTLGEKVTKLDRSMGTAAEVGAGAAIMLSTWLGVPVSTTHVVTGSVTGVGAAHNGAKSVQWGTLSKIAWAWVLTIPFAALGSGLLYLLFTVLLRVA; from the coding sequence ATGACCGCCCTGCACGTCGGCTCCGTCGGGCTCCTGGTCTCCTTGGCCCTGCTCTTCGAGTTCCTCAACGGCATGCACGACGCGGCCAACTCCATCGCGACCGTGGTCGCGACCAAGACCCTCACCCCGCGCCAGGCCGTGCTCTGGGCCGCCTTCTTCAACTCCATCGCCTACTTCGTCTTCGGCGCGCACATCGCCACCACCATCGGCAGCGGCCTCATCAGCCCGGCGGTCATGTCCAACGCCCTGCTCGCCGCGGCTCTGCTCGGGGCCAGCCTTTGGAACTGGATCACGGTCAAGCTCGGCATACCCGTGAGCTCCTCGCATTCGCTCATCGGCGGCCTGGTGGGCGCGGCCTTGGTGGCCGGCGGCTTCAAGGCCCTGGTCGCCGCCAGCCTCCTGCGCACGGCGCTGTTCATGGTCGTCTCCCCGGTCGTGGGCTTGGCCGTCTCTTTCGCGCTCATGGCGCTGATCAGCCATTTCTTCCCGGGCCCGCTCTCGGATCGGGCCCGCAAAGCTTTCGGCGGGGCGCAGCTCGCCTCCTCGGCGTTCCTGAGCCTGGGTCACGGCGGCAACGACTCGCAGAAGACCATCGGGATCATCACGGCCCTGCTCTTCGCCAACGGCTTCCTGGGCGCGGCGTTCCATGTGCCCTGGTTCGTGGCCGCCGCCTCCTACCTGGCCATGGGGCTGGGGACGATGATGGGCGGCTGGCGCATCATCAAGACCTTGGGCGAGAAGGTGACCAAGCTGGACCGGTCCATGGGCACGGCGGCCGAGGTCGGCGCCGGAGCCGCCATCATGCTCTCCACCTGGCTGGGGGTGCCCGTCTCCACCACCCACGTGGTCACGGGCTCCGTGACCGGGGTGGGAGCCGCCCACAACGGAGCCAAGTCGGTGCAGTGGGGCACGCTGAGCAAGATCGCCTGGGCCTGGGTCCTGACCATCCCCTTCGCGGCGCTCGGCTCGGGCCTGCTCTACCTGCTCTTCACGGTGCTGCTCCGGGTGGCCTAG